The nucleotide sequence CAGCGACCGGCCCGAGCTCTGCCCCGTCGAGCTCCCTCCTGACAGCATGCTTCCGAACCAACAGGGCGAGACAGAGATGGAGCAGCTTGTGCAGCGCCGGCACATGGGGGTCAGCGCCGGCCGGCTGTGCTACGCCGAGGTCGACCCCTTACACATCAGGTCCTTCGTGCTCGACGACGACCGGAGCGACCGCTGGACACTGGAGCACCAGGTGTCAGTTCCCGATCTTTGGCGCAATGAGGGCAATGCCAAGGCGACGCCTTCGATTGCTGCTATCGACCCGCTCAACACTGGTGCTCTCCATCTCAGCGTGGACAAAATTCATGTCAATGTGGACATGGGCAAGAGGATGATCGAGAGTTCTGTGTTTCCTGATGAAAACCACTTGGGGTCAGGTTGTTACCTGCCATGTGTGCTCCCGTCGTTTCTCTGGACTAGCCCAATTCCAGGTGATTCATTTTGTGTTACTGTTGTAGGTAGATGCATTGTACTAGTAATAACGTAGTAGTATAAGTTAGTTATATGTTCCAAGTTCTTGTATCTTGATCAAAAGAACTTTTTGCAGGCAAGAACAAGACTTTGGACATGGCGAAAAACAAGACTTTGGCAGATGTTTTGGTTCGTTCAGACAGACAGCAAACGAAATGAAGGTGAGAAGTTCCATCCAAAGTACCTCTGGGCACTATTGCTCCATTATTAGCTGCATCCGGCATGTCATCCATTCACTTGTTTAGGATGTtgtattttctactccctccgttcctaaatgtaggtctttttagagattctaacaagcgactacatatggagcaaaatgagtgaatctatattctaaaatgtgtctatatacatctgtatgttgtaatccatttgaaatgtctaaaaaaacttatatttaggaacggagggagtaggataaGTAACTCTTAGTCAGTACATGCACCTATGATCTGGTGAATTATTCTTGTGCTCCTTTTGCGAAATTACAACCACTGTGTTTGCCTTATATATCGTCATTCTCCGGTAAAAAAGAATTGCCGTTGTTCTTCAAGTTAGCCTGTAATTGGTTAAGTTCCAGCTAGTGTTGCATTGCAACTAGTAATATTTATTTATTATAACCGTGCTCAAATTAATAAACGGTACAGATCGCTCTGCAGAATGCTAGCACTTGAACTTGTTCCTCCAGTCGTACAGATAGAAACTTGTAATTCTGCTAAAAACTACCAACAGGTCTTTTAGCATGGACACTTCATCTAGTAGTATAGTATTTTCTGAAATACTAGCTTTCTTTATCTGAAAGAGGTGATTTCTGTCTGCAGCAACTAGTATTATTGTGCTCCTTTTTTCCACATTTCAACCACTTTGTTTTCCTTGTATATCATCATCCTCCAGTAATAACTCTTTTTTAAGTTCTACCTAGTGTTAGTGTAACTTGTAATATTTGGTTATTATAAGCATGTTCATGTATTGTGGTAGCAACTTGTATTCTGCTAAAAACTATCAACATGGACCCTTCATCTATGAGTATAGTATTTTCTGAATAGCTTCCATTATCTGGAAGAAGTGGTTTCTGTCTGCACTAGCATTCATGATTAACTTCAGAACTATAAATTTAGGGATACAGTACATCTTTGTAAGAACCTGAAGTGTCATCATAATGTCCAATTGAGCATTCTCTTCTTCTTTTCCTGAAATATCATCACCATTTTATCAAGCCTGAATCTCAAGCTTGTGCTGAAATATCAACACCGTACCAACTGATCACCAATTCATGCTCATCTAGGAGCCTGTTTTTTCTTGCCTCAGTCCCGCTGTCAAGACATGCATGTCATCCTTTAatttttctctctgttttttccCTATCGCGCATTCTCTTTATATTCACACATGCCTAATGGCTTTTATCTTATCTTCAGGTTTCTAAAGGCTAACAATGAAGTAGCAGCCGATGGCGGGAGTCTCAATTTGCGAAAAATCtggatagtttttttttctttgagtTTGCCGACCAACTATATCGTTTTGGTGAAATTCCGGGAGTTATTTCAGACTCATATAACTAAGGCAAAAGGTGGATGCATCCACATGTTTAACTCCCTTGTGAGGATATGAGACATGTGACGAATCGATGATGAGCGTTTCAGTATTATGCTTATTTATATGTTTAACCAATTTAGTGATACTATCAAGTAGCAAGAATTTACGGAAGAAGCAATCTGAAAGAAATCCAATCTGCTATTGTGACTAGAAGCTGATTTGAAGTCTAAACTCTATCTGCATAATCACAGCGAATTATAACGTGTGTATGTCTGAAGGACATTCGACTGAACTGTAGTATATCTAATCTACTCCGGTAGCAATCCTGTATCTATTCCATCAAAGAGCCTAATTTCTCTATAATCTATACGCGCACAGCCGAAGCTGCAGAAGTAGAACTCACATCTAACTAATTTTTGAACTGCGAGATGTGGGTCTTGACGATCTGGTCGGCGACGGCCTTGTAGGCGGCCTGCGTGGGGTGCACGGCGTCGAAGAACATGTACTCCGCCGGCGACTTGCACTGCGGCAGCAGGCCGGTGCACATGGCCCCCATCTCCAGCAGCCCCGTGCCGCAGCACCCCTGCCCCGTCTGCGTGAACCCGTACTTCTTGGGCTGCGCCACCATGTCCATGAGCGGCGCGTACGTGTCCACGTACGAGAGGCTGGCGCCGGCGGTCgccgcctccagcgccgccagcgccTGCTGCAGCTTGGCGTTGTACCGCTGCGCCTCCTCGTTCTGCAGGTCCACGCACCCGTGCCCCAGCGGCGGCTGCTGCCCCCTCAGGCTCTTCTGCATCGGCAGGCACCCCACCGGCGGCATGCCGGCCACGATGAACCTCCACGCCCCCAGCTTGTACAGGCTCTGCATGTCATGTATAGTTGCTTGTCAATCTCTCAATACTATAGACACGAACTGAGtggacgagaggaagaagaagatgatgattaaCAGATTAAGTATCGATCTGAAGATCTGACCTGGATGTAGGACTGGTAGAGGCTGATGAGGTAGTCATGGTAGGCGTCGATGGTGGGGTACTCGAGGGCGCGGAACGGCAGGTCGTAGTAGTTCATGGTCACGTCGTTGGTGCCGGCGGAGAGGATGAAGAGGGACTTGGCGGCGATGTCGGCGGCCTGGGGCTCGCCGATGCGGGAGAGGAGCTGCTGGAAGTCGGCGATCTGGGACGAGAAGGTGGAGACCACGACGGTGTGCGCGGTGATGTCGTCGAGGCCGGACCCGCCGGACGCGAAGCTGACCCCGGTGGTGGCGTTGGCGTGGGTGACCCCGCTGGCGTGGTACGCCGGGAGCAGGTCCTTGATGCCGAGCGCGGCGACGATGTAGTCGGTGATGAGCTTGCCGTCGGAGAAGCGGCCCGAGGGGGGCACGCCGGCCGGGAAGGCGCGGCCGTAGGGCGCGTGGTCGGCGCGCACCAGCGTCGGCAGCCGGTTGTTGTTGCCCGGGTCCAGCGTGGAGTCGCCGAACGCGAACACGGCCGGGATGTCGTGCGGCCCGGCTGCCGCCTTGGAGGAGGAACGCGGCCTCGCCGCGGACGCCGTGGAggcggcgaggacgaggagggCGGCGAGGAAGAGCGCCGCGGCGGGGGCTGGGCTTCGTGGCGCCATCGTAGGTCGATCGATCGATCGCGATGGGATTGTGGTTGAGGCGTGAGGGCCGGGCAGGTATATATAgcggagggaggggaggggcgcgggaAGAGATTGGCGTGTGCACGTACGAGGTTTGAAGTTTAAACGACGACGGTGAGGCGGATAGATACGGCTGCAACGACTTTACGACTCTGCGCTTCAAGTTTCTGTTCTAAATTTTCTATCTGTAACGATTCTGGACGATTGATCTCCAGACTCCAATTGCCCTACGTCCAAGTAAGAACTAAGAAGATATcagttcaaaaaaaaaagaaaaaaaagaaccaaGAAGATATGGTCGCGCAAGGACGGGGAAGATTGGCTTTATCGTGTCCAAGAGAGTCCTGTTAAGTTTAACTTCCTCCTAATCTGTCCAACAAGACGTAGGTACTATTACACGGCATACCGTTCATTCGTTGAGGGAACCACTAAGATACAACTATACTACCTCTGTAACGAAATGTAAAACGTTTTTCAACATTATTAGTCGGAATGTGGGAGTGCTCAATTGCTCGGATCGTAGGACTACTGTGCACGAGGCCATTTCCGCCTTCCCTTGTAACATCCTTTGCACCCAACAATTCAAGCTGAACACCTCCCACCAAAAAAAGACGTGCGGTTTAGTGGTTCAACCAGGGCGATCTCGTTGCCGGATCAATGGGGAGGATGTGTCTCTGGTCCAAAGGTAACTTAGCTAAGCTACCTGCTTCTTTGTTTGCCCCTTTACATTCATAATCAAATTTACAGTTGAAGAAAGTTGCCCGGTGCTTGATCTCCTTGATGATGCAAAGATCCTATCCATGTCTCCTTCAATATCCTTTATCACCTGTTTTGAATCCGATGCAGCTACAAAGTTTTGAAGTGACAAATCTTCCGCCAATGATAGGGCCCCTCGACAGGCGATAGCTTCCAATGCGGCGACGTTTGTGACACCTGGCACCAACAGTTGCTGAGCTCCCTAGGTAGCAACCTCCTGCATCACGGCACACGGCTGCCGGCGCGCCCCCAACCCTGATCTAGCAACGCTAGCATCCACATGTATCTTCGCAAAACCGGGTGGCGGAGCTTTCAGTTTCACACTTCTACTCGTCGTTTATCTCATGTGATGTTGTTCTTTGATGCAGGACAATATCCAACTCAGAGATAAATCTGGTTATGAACTGATGTGTTGCCGAAGGGGATTGGTAAATTTCCTTGTGGATCGCCTGTCTCCTCGCCCATAGTGTTACTGATAATCTGACAAAGGATTCATGGGACAGAGTGTCAATCATCGAAAACAACCATTGCTTCTCACTCGGCTTCATAGTTTCACACGAATGCTCTGCCACGTCTCCATCAACAAGTGCCCAAAACGCATCTCACCATTGTGCATTCGAGGAGCGAGGGTCGCCATGAATCAACAGCTCCACATATAGTGCAGGATGGTCTGGGGTCAGTTTGGTTGCCCGCAATAGCCTCAACTAGGCCCTTTTGTATGCAACTTTGGGCCTGCTGTGTTTCCATCGACCATGCATATTAAATCATCTTCGTTCTTGGTTTTATTCTTATAGACTTGTGAGATTGTTGAGATAATAAATCCAAATCATCACCAAGTATATGCAAACTTACTTCATTTACATGATTTAGGGCAAGCATGTACATATTATTATCCATGTCTTtt is from Triticum aestivum cultivar Chinese Spring chromosome 1B, IWGSC CS RefSeq v2.1, whole genome shotgun sequence and encodes:
- the LOC123136680 gene encoding GDSL esterase/lipase At2g40250-like, translated to MAPRSPAPAAALFLAALLVLAASTASAARPRSSSKAAAGPHDIPAVFAFGDSTLDPGNNNRLPTLVRADHAPYGRAFPAGVPPSGRFSDGKLITDYIVAALGIKDLLPAYHASGVTHANATTGVSFASGGSGLDDITAHTVVVSTFSSQIADFQQLLSRIGEPQAADIAAKSLFILSAGTNDVTMNYYDLPFRALEYPTIDAYHDYLISLYQSYIQSLYKLGAWRFIVAGMPPVGCLPMQKSLRGQQPPLGHGCVDLQNEEAQRYNAKLQQALAALEAATAGASLSYVDTYAPLMDMVAQPKKYGFTQTGQGCCGTGLLEMGAMCTGLLPQCKSPAEYMFFDAVHPTQAAYKAVADQIVKTHISQFKN